The sequence AGGGCAATCGTCTTTCTCGGCAAATCAGGAGTCAGCTTTTGGGCCATTCCGAGAATGGCATGAGCAACGACGGCAACAGCAACGACTTTAAGGCCATGAATCCAGCCTGCGTCTGCGACATCAAATCCCTGTAAAATCAATGCGAAAATAATAAGGGCAAAAACAGAGGGCAGTGTGAATCCAAGGAAGGCGAATAATCCTCCGAGCAATCCTCCGTGCATCAGGCCTACTCCGATTCCGACCTGGCTGCTTGCGGGTCCGGGCAGGAACTGGCATAAAGCCACCAGATCCGCATAGCTTTTTTCATCCATCCATTTCCTGCGGCGGACATATTCTTCATGGAAGTAGCCAAGGTGGGCAACAGGACCGCCGAAAGATGTCAGTCCGAGCCTTGTGGATACCATCAAAATCTCCAACAGTGACTGGAATGAAACACTCTTTTTATCTGTCATTTCTTTTTCTCCTTCATAACTAATTGTAATCGATCATTGAAAAAGGATTTGTATGCGAGCTGCAAATACAGAATCACTGTCAGCGACACGCTTCCGACGATGCCTAGCATAATCGCGATCTGATATTCCACCGCTACGATGGGCGACGTTCCGGACAGGATTTGCCCTGTCATCATGCCGGGGAGGAATATGATCCCCATGCCGACCATCGAGTTGATCGTCGGCAGCATCGCTGCATCAAAGGCCTGGTTGACGACTTTTTTTGCAGCGTGCTTTGGAGTTGCCCCAAGCATTAATGCACCTTCAATTTGTTCTTTGTTCGCTTCAAAGCCTGATATTAGATTGTTCACCCCAAGTGAAATGCCCGTCATCGAGTTCCCAATAATCATCCCGGCAATTGGGATGAAATAACGAGGCTCATACCACGGCGTGACGTTAAGGACGAAGAGAATGAAAAAGAACAAACTTGTCAGGATGCCGATTGCCATGGCTAAAGCGATATACTTTTTCATCATGTCGCCAAGCGGATGCTTTGTCCTTTTGTAGACATTATAGATGGCGAAAATTTGCATGATGGCAATGATCAACAAGGTATAAAAGGGGTTCGGGTTGTCAAACAGATAGACGAGCAGATATCCCACAAGGATGAGCTGCAGCGACATCCGGGCAGTTGCCAGCAGGATTTCTTTTTCACGAGGAATCCCGCGGACCCTGACAATCACGATTAAAATCAGGATGAAAATGTAGGCAGCAGCAAGCTGCCAAAAGCTCAAATCCATAACATCATCCATTAGCTATGCCTCCCATCATTCCATTCCGCCTTCAATCGAATAACGTGACATATCAATCTTATTTTCGGCAACAATCTCAGCAAGCTCCTTCGAATGGGTAATCATAATGACCGTTTTGGAGTGCTTCCTAACATATTCAAGGAATCGCAGCAAAACAGTCCTGGCCGTATCCTCATCCAATGCAGAGGTCGGCTCGTCCAGCAGAAAAACCTCGGGATCAAGAAGCATCACCCTTGCCCAGGAAAGCCGCTGTTTTTCACCTCCGGAAAGGTGGTCTGCTTCTTCATCCAACCGCTTATCCAGCAGAAACAGCTGAAGCAATTCTTCTATGTCCTTTTTGCTCGCTGGCTCTTTTTCGGAAAAAGCGAGGCCAATCTGCAGATTATCCTCAATGCTGCCGTCAAAAATGACTGGAGCCTGGGGCACCATTCCAACCGTTCTTCTTAGTTGAAGGGGATTTATTGTGCTGATGGCTTTATTTTTAAAAAGAATCTCTCCCTGATCAGGGCTGGATAGGTCATTCAGCATTCGCAGCAAGGTTGATTTTCCGCTGCCGCTTGGACCGGTGATGCAGGTGAACTGATTGCCTGGAATGGTTAAGGTGTCAACATGGATAATCCCGTCCACTTTTACATCTTTAAGTTCAAACAAACTCCTCACTCCAATCAATCCTTGATTTCCTTGAACAATTCATAAGCCTTTTTACGGGCTTCGTCCAGCACACTGCTGCCTTTCTCTGTCGTCCGGTAATATTTTCGGATTTTCCCTTCAACATTTCTTTCTTCTTTTAAAAGAAGGCCGTCCGATTCCATCGAGTGGAGAATCGGATACAGGGTGCCTGCGCTGATCGTATACCCATGTTCCTTAAGCTCCTCGAGCATCCACAGTCCAAAAATCGGCTGTTCCTTCGCATGGTGCAAAATATGAATATGGATGAATCCAAGAAACAATTTCCTTAAAACCTTGTCCTCCATTTTCATCCTTCTTTCCTTGATATCGAAATTCGATATCATTATAACGTAACCGGGAATTTAATCAACTGTTATACGTATCGCTGGTTTGGAAAAACAAAAATTTTACAATAGAATTTTGCAGAAATTATCAATTTCAAAAAGATGTTGAAATTAAAATAGAATATCTGATTAAGTGATGTAGTTCACATTTCCGAGTGGTTTAAGCGGATTATCATAATGATAGATTCCCAATAAGGAGGGCTCAACATGAGTCGTATGAATGTAAAAATCATTAGTGTATTAGCATCTGTTGGTATAGCTCTGGCGGGGTGCGGATCAACAGCCACCAAGGAGGCAGAAAAGCCTGCAGTAAATGCAGCCAAACAGGAACATACTGTGGAAAGGTTCTATTTTACGGCGAATGAGGGCGGGACCATCAGCAAGGTTTCTGCAACAGACAATAAAGTGGCTGCAACCATCAAGGCGGATGGTGTTGTCCATAATATCCAGCTGTCCCCTGACGGTAAAGTTGTTGCTGCTACTCTCATTCCGGAGACAGGGCACAGCCATGGCGGTCACGAAGAAAAAACACCAGGGAAAGTAGTATTCTTTGATGCTTTTACAAACCAACTTTTAAAAACGGTTGAAGTCGGGAATCATCCGGCGCATGTGGTGTATTCAGAGGATGGAAAATACGTATTGGCAACAAACAACGAAGATAACACGGTTTCGGTAATCAATGCAGCAACCTATGACCTGGTAAAAACTGTTCCAACCGGCAAGGGCCCCCATGGGTTCAGGATTTCGGCAGACAGCAAATTTGCCTATATTGCCAATATGGGAGAGGACACGGTAAGTGCAATTAATCTGGAAACATTTAAAGAAGAAAGAATCAAAACTGGCAATACCCCTGTGACGACCGGAATTACAAGGGATGGAAAGACCCTTGCGGTGACCCTATTCGCTGAAAGTTCCCTGGCCATAGTCAATGTGGAGACAAAAGAGATTGTGAAGGTGAAAGTTGGCAATGGACCTGCGCAGGTATATATAGGTCCGGATGACAAATTTGCCTATGTCGCCAATCAGGGAACAGAGGAATCTCCATCGAATTCACTTTCAATAGTAGACCTCGAAACAAAGAAGGTTGTCGAGGAAATCGAAACAGGGAATGGAGCGCATGGTGTAACTGTCAGCAGTGATGGTAAGTTTGCCTATGTAACCAATATGTTTGACAATACCGTCAGTGTGATAGACCTTGAAAGTAAGCATGTAAACACAATCGACGTCGGGGAAATACCAAACGGCATCACAATCATGGACTGATGTTATCATGCATTCAAAAAAATCCACACTTTCTCCACTTTTTCACGGTATTATGTAAATAAATCAACTCGTGAAAAAGGAGGAAGGCAGATCATTGGAAGCGACAGAGAAAACAATCAAGCTGGCGGTTAACGGAGGGATTGGTTTTGGATCCAAGCTGAACGCCAGACAACTGCTCGTCCTGGCAAAGTATATGGAAGAAGATCAGGAATTGGAACTGACAACATTCCAGCAACTGTATATTGAAATACCGGAAAGCCGGAAAGACGAGGCGTTGGCTGAGTTTGAACAGGCGGGACTCAGCTGTTATCCGGTCGGAAGCTTTGTGAAAAGCCTGCGAACCTGCAATTTTTGCAAGGGAGCTGAGGAGGAAGGCATGCCGGTCGCGATTGAACTCAATAAAAGAATGGCCGGCAAACCCGTACCTTTCACGCTTAAGCCAGCATATACCGGCTGCCCGGTTGGCTGCGGCGAACCGCTGATCAACGACATCGGGATCATGAAGATTAAAGATGGATACAATTTGTATGCAGGCGGCAAGTCAAAAGGTCAGGATGCCGCTGCAGGAACTATGCTGTTCGAAAATCTAACACCTGACGAACTTTATCAAAAGGTCGACAGATTGATAGAAATCTATAGTGAACAAGGAAGAAAGCGCGAACAGATGCACAAATTCATCAGCCGATTTGAAAAAGATGAGCTCATGGAGCTTTTGAATTAG comes from Mesobacillus jeotgali and encodes:
- a CDS encoding nitrite reductase is translated as MEATEKTIKLAVNGGIGFGSKLNARQLLVLAKYMEEDQELELTTFQQLYIEIPESRKDEALAEFEQAGLSCYPVGSFVKSLRTCNFCKGAEEEGMPVAIELNKRMAGKPVPFTLKPAYTGCPVGCGEPLINDIGIMKIKDGYNLYAGGKSKGQDAAAGTMLFENLTPDELYQKVDRLIEIYSEQGRKREQMHKFISRFEKDELMELLN
- a CDS encoding PadR family transcriptional regulator, whose amino-acid sequence is MEDKVLRKLFLGFIHIHILHHAKEQPIFGLWMLEELKEHGYTISAGTLYPILHSMESDGLLLKEERNVEGKIRKYYRTTEKGSSVLDEARKKAYELFKEIKD
- a CDS encoding ABC transporter permease, with product MDDVMDLSFWQLAAAYIFILILIVIVRVRGIPREKEILLATARMSLQLILVGYLLVYLFDNPNPFYTLLIIAIMQIFAIYNVYKRTKHPLGDMMKKYIALAMAIGILTSLFFFILFVLNVTPWYEPRYFIPIAGMIIGNSMTGISLGVNNLISGFEANKEQIEGALMLGATPKHAAKKVVNQAFDAAMLPTINSMVGMGIIFLPGMMTGQILSGTSPIVAVEYQIAIMLGIVGSVSLTVILYLQLAYKSFFNDRLQLVMKEKKK
- a CDS encoding ABC transporter ATP-binding protein codes for the protein MFELKDVKVDGIIHVDTLTIPGNQFTCITGPSGSGKSTLLRMLNDLSSPDQGEILFKNKAISTINPLQLRRTVGMVPQAPVIFDGSIEDNLQIGLAFSEKEPASKKDIEELLQLFLLDKRLDEEADHLSGGEKQRLSWARVMLLDPEVFLLDEPTSALDEDTARTVLLRFLEYVRKHSKTVIMITHSKELAEIVAENKIDMSRYSIEGGME
- a CDS encoding YncE family protein; the protein is MSRMNVKIISVLASVGIALAGCGSTATKEAEKPAVNAAKQEHTVERFYFTANEGGTISKVSATDNKVAATIKADGVVHNIQLSPDGKVVAATLIPETGHSHGGHEEKTPGKVVFFDAFTNQLLKTVEVGNHPAHVVYSEDGKYVLATNNEDNTVSVINAATYDLVKTVPTGKGPHGFRISADSKFAYIANMGEDTVSAINLETFKEERIKTGNTPVTTGITRDGKTLAVTLFAESSLAIVNVETKEIVKVKVGNGPAQVYIGPDDKFAYVANQGTEESPSNSLSIVDLETKKVVEEIETGNGAHGVTVSSDGKFAYVTNMFDNTVSVIDLESKHVNTIDVGEIPNGITIMD